The proteins below are encoded in one region of Juglans microcarpa x Juglans regia isolate MS1-56 chromosome 4D, Jm3101_v1.0, whole genome shotgun sequence:
- the LOC121260297 gene encoding uncharacterized protein LOC121260297 codes for MGACFSCRSSSAVFKSIRVVHFNGFVEDFENPVSVCQVTGKPPKHFVCTPAQLLSTATATASASNLLKPDTQLEPGKLYFLLPYSTLQAEISPLDLASIAKRLTRVAKTNRSQAKSSRASPSISPYSSSPVLNSPSRSPNRFGEPEASMVALGATKRSSRARPWKPILDPIRERSFNRRSESDLQEKHSDTGK; via the coding sequence ATGGGTGCTTGTTTTTCTTGCAGATCATCGTCAGCAGTGTTCAAGAGCATAAGAGTGGTTCACTTTAATGGTTTTGTGGAGGACttcgaaaacccagtttcagtTTGCCAAGTCACTGGAAAGCCTCCAAAGCATTTCGTATGCACCCCAGCTCAGCTTCTATCCACTGCCACTGCCACTGCCTCTGCCTCCAACCTTCTAAAACCTGATACCCAACTTGAACCAGGCAAACTCTATTTCTTGCTGCCATACTCAACGTTACAAGCTGAGATTTCCCCACTGGACCTGGCCTCCATAGCCAAGAGGCTAACCAGGGTAGCAAAAACTAACCGATCCCAGGCTAAGTCTTCCAGAGCTAGTCCCTCGATAAGTCCATACAGCTCGAGCCCTGTACTGAATTCACCATCCAGAAGTCCTAACCGGTTTGGGGAGCCAGAGGCGAGCATGGTGGCACTTGGTGCTACAAAAAGGTCCTCTAGAGCGCGGCCTTGGAAGCCAATATTGGACCCCATTAGAGAGAGGTCGTTCAATCGTAGAAGTGAGTCAGATTTGCAAGAAAAGCATTCAGATACAGGGAAATAA
- the LOC121261071 gene encoding oxysterol-binding protein-related protein 4B-like isoform X2 has protein sequence MVVLTKPETLEGEQDADYTAPNPLQLILSLFKNVRPGSDLTRFQLPPLLNLPKSQLQSYGETVYCTATDMLSRCHRGEGPHERLIAVVAWSISTLRPVKFGVAPYNPVLGETHHVSRGNFNFLLEQVSHHPPVSALHATNEEENVELTWCHRVAPKFHGTSVEAVLQGKRQMKLLSHGETYVMNAPNLSIRFLPGPGTDWVGNVRIQCQETGLEAEYCCKSSSFMWRRGNHRSIKGKIFESSSLKTLYEIDGHWDRIVRVKDINSGEFTDIYNAKEVISRLNATIVKDPRELWPSESAVVWSEVSQCILSKDWEKAREAKRTVEEKQRQLLRERGSIGESWVPKHFTVSHSKENGWDCSPIQKRVPPGPIVVPL, from the exons ATGGTTGTTCTGACAAAGCCAGAGACCTTAGAGGGGGAACAGGATGCTGATTACACAGCTCCTAATCCTCTCCAACTTATTTTGAGTCTCTTTAAAAATGTCAGGCCAGGATCAGATCTCACACGCTTTCAG TTGCCCCCTCTCCTCAACCTTCCAAAGTCGCAACTTCAGAGCTATGGAGAAACAGTGTATTGCACTGCTACCGATATGTTAAGCAGGTGCCACCGTGGTGAGGGCCCACATGAAAGACTCATAGCTGTTGTAGCATGGAGCATTTCCACTCTTCGTCCTGTGAAATTTGGTGTTGCTCCTTACAATCCTGTTCTGGGAGAGACGCACCATGTTTCAAGgggaaatttcaattttctactTGAACAG GTTTCGCATCACCCACCAGTATCTGCACTCCATGCAACCAATGAGGAAGAAAATGTCGAATTGACTTGGTGTCATCGTGTTGCCCCCAAATTCCATG GTACATCAGTGGAAGCTGTGTTGCAGGGAAAAAGGCAGATGAAGCTACTAAGTCATGGAGAAACTTATGTTATGAATGCGCCAAATCTATCAATCAGATTTCTTCCAGGTCCTGGGACAGATTGGGTTGGCAATGTCAGGATCCAGTGCCAAGAAACTGGTCTGGAAGCTGAGTATTGTTGCAAGAGCAGTTCTTTTATGTGGCGCAGAGGAAATCATCGATCTATTAAAGGGAAGATATTCGAGTCATCATCGTTGAAGACTCTTTATGAGATTGATGGTCACTGGGATAG AATTGTCAGAGTGAAGGACATCAATAGCGGGGAATTTACAGATATATACAATGCAAAAGAAGTCATTTCAAGGCTGAATGCTACTATTGTCAAGGATCCTAGG GAATTGTGGCCAAGTGAATCAGCTGTGGTGTGGAGTGAGGTGAGCCAGTGCATCCTGAGCAAAGACTGGGAGAAAGCAAGAGAAGCAAAGAGAACTGTTGAGGAAAAACAGAGGCAGCTACTGAGAGAGAGGGGCTCGATTGGGGAAAGTTGGGTTCCTAAGCATTTTACTGTGTCTCATAGCAAGGAAAATGGGTGGGATTGCTCACCTATTCAGAAGCGGGTCCCACCAGGGCCCATAGTCGTGCCCCTTTGA
- the LOC121261071 gene encoding oxysterol-binding protein-related protein 4B-like isoform X1, whose protein sequence is MVTGGKRENMVVLTKPETLEGEQDADYTAPNPLQLILSLFKNVRPGSDLTRFQLPPLLNLPKSQLQSYGETVYCTATDMLSRCHRGEGPHERLIAVVAWSISTLRPVKFGVAPYNPVLGETHHVSRGNFNFLLEQVSHHPPVSALHATNEEENVELTWCHRVAPKFHGTSVEAVLQGKRQMKLLSHGETYVMNAPNLSIRFLPGPGTDWVGNVRIQCQETGLEAEYCCKSSSFMWRRGNHRSIKGKIFESSSLKTLYEIDGHWDRIVRVKDINSGEFTDIYNAKEVISRLNATIVKDPRELWPSESAVVWSEVSQCILSKDWEKAREAKRTVEEKQRQLLRERGSIGESWVPKHFTVSHSKENGWDCSPIQKRVPPGPIVVPL, encoded by the exons GTCACCGGAGGGAAGAGGGAGAACATGGTTGTTCTGACAAAGCCAGAGACCTTAGAGGGGGAACAGGATGCTGATTACACAGCTCCTAATCCTCTCCAACTTATTTTGAGTCTCTTTAAAAATGTCAGGCCAGGATCAGATCTCACACGCTTTCAG TTGCCCCCTCTCCTCAACCTTCCAAAGTCGCAACTTCAGAGCTATGGAGAAACAGTGTATTGCACTGCTACCGATATGTTAAGCAGGTGCCACCGTGGTGAGGGCCCACATGAAAGACTCATAGCTGTTGTAGCATGGAGCATTTCCACTCTTCGTCCTGTGAAATTTGGTGTTGCTCCTTACAATCCTGTTCTGGGAGAGACGCACCATGTTTCAAGgggaaatttcaattttctactTGAACAG GTTTCGCATCACCCACCAGTATCTGCACTCCATGCAACCAATGAGGAAGAAAATGTCGAATTGACTTGGTGTCATCGTGTTGCCCCCAAATTCCATG GTACATCAGTGGAAGCTGTGTTGCAGGGAAAAAGGCAGATGAAGCTACTAAGTCATGGAGAAACTTATGTTATGAATGCGCCAAATCTATCAATCAGATTTCTTCCAGGTCCTGGGACAGATTGGGTTGGCAATGTCAGGATCCAGTGCCAAGAAACTGGTCTGGAAGCTGAGTATTGTTGCAAGAGCAGTTCTTTTATGTGGCGCAGAGGAAATCATCGATCTATTAAAGGGAAGATATTCGAGTCATCATCGTTGAAGACTCTTTATGAGATTGATGGTCACTGGGATAG AATTGTCAGAGTGAAGGACATCAATAGCGGGGAATTTACAGATATATACAATGCAAAAGAAGTCATTTCAAGGCTGAATGCTACTATTGTCAAGGATCCTAGG GAATTGTGGCCAAGTGAATCAGCTGTGGTGTGGAGTGAGGTGAGCCAGTGCATCCTGAGCAAAGACTGGGAGAAAGCAAGAGAAGCAAAGAGAACTGTTGAGGAAAAACAGAGGCAGCTACTGAGAGAGAGGGGCTCGATTGGGGAAAGTTGGGTTCCTAAGCATTTTACTGTGTCTCATAGCAAGGAAAATGGGTGGGATTGCTCACCTATTCAGAAGCGGGTCCCACCAGGGCCCATAGTCGTGCCCCTTTGA